In one Sulfitobacter sp. LCG007 genomic region, the following are encoded:
- the oppB gene encoding oligopeptide ABC transporter permease OppB, with translation MISYIIRRLAIAVPTLVLLVVACFFMLHFAPGGPFTAERPLPPQVLANIEARYGLDQPLWKQLWDYFANIVLHFDFGPSFVYKDRDVNDIIAQGFPISLTYGSLAFLAATLAGTALGIAAAIRHNSWIDYTAVSLGIVAQALPNFIMGPILILTFTLWLGWLPGGGWNGGQWPYLVMPVIALSTSYMGNIARITRSSMLEVLNSNFIRTARAKGLPERTVIWRHALKPTLLPVISYLGPVFVYVLTGSVFVDLYFSTGGLGQAYVSSALTRDYAVLLGVTILYGTLTVLVNLVTDLAYAWFDPKIRY, from the coding sequence ATGATCTCCTACATCATCCGCCGTCTCGCAATCGCGGTCCCGACCCTCGTTCTTCTGGTGGTCGCCTGCTTCTTCATGCTCCATTTCGCCCCCGGAGGCCCCTTTACCGCCGAACGTCCCCTGCCGCCGCAGGTGCTGGCCAACATCGAGGCGCGCTACGGTCTCGACCAGCCGCTCTGGAAGCAGCTCTGGGACTATTTCGCCAATATCGTCCTGCACTTCGATTTCGGGCCTTCCTTCGTCTACAAGGACCGCGACGTAAACGACATCATCGCGCAGGGCTTCCCGATCTCGCTGACCTACGGATCGCTGGCTTTCCTCGCCGCGACGCTCGCGGGTACAGCGCTCGGCATCGCCGCGGCGATCCGGCACAACAGCTGGATCGACTATACCGCTGTATCGCTTGGCATCGTGGCCCAGGCGCTGCCGAACTTCATCATGGGGCCGATCCTGATCCTGACCTTCACGCTCTGGCTGGGCTGGCTGCCCGGCGGCGGCTGGAACGGGGGGCAGTGGCCCTATCTCGTGATGCCGGTGATCGCGCTGTCGACCTCCTACATGGGCAACATCGCGCGGATCACGCGATCCTCCATGCTCGAAGTGCTGAACTCCAACTTCATCCGCACCGCGCGCGCCAAGGGCTTGCCTGAACGGACCGTGATCTGGCGTCATGCGCTGAAGCCGACCCTGCTGCCGGTGATCTCCTATCTCGGCCCCGTCTTCGTCTATGTGCTGACGGGGTCGGTTTTCGTCGACCTCTATTTCTCTACCGGCGGGCTGGGGCAGGCCTATGTCAGCTCTGCCCTGACCCGCGATTATGCGGTGCTGCTGGGGGTGACCATTCTTTACGGCACGCTGACCGTGCTGGTGAATCTCGTGACCGACCTGGCCTATGCCTGGTTCGATCCGAAGATCAGGTACTGA
- a CDS encoding peptide ABC transporter substrate-binding protein: protein MTRLTGTLIGALLSSSMLAGAALAAGTHPVTGEPLADDQTFTYRILDEHSSVDPQVVEDVPGSEIVRDLFEGLMNQDEQGNLVPGVAESYDVSDDKLTYTFHLRENAKWSDGNPVTAQDFVFAWQRAANPELASPYQWYIELMSVRNAAEVIAGDVPPEELGVRAVDDRTFEVTLSAPLPYFPQMTTHATTFPAPRKVVEQFGNDWTRPENIVSNGAYVLTEHVPQERSVRERNEMYWDNENTILDKVVALVINDENVALTRYLAGELDRTEVPAGQFPRLKTEYPDEAISFPRLCTYYYTFNLSESGPEAFKDPAVRKALALAVDRDIVATNIKAGGELPAYTFTPEAVAEFTPPETEMGRMTQADRDAKARELMAQAGYGPDNPLSFSLMYNTDQAHEKIAVALSQMWKQKLGVQTELSNMEWKVFLDTRGQQDFDLARGAWCGDYNEASTFLDLLDSGSGYNDGKYSNPEYDKVLEEAKTAEDTTPLYSRAEEIIAEDMPVIPIYHYAGVYMMDSDVGNWPVDNVEQNWYSRNLYKIAE, encoded by the coding sequence ATGACCAGACTGACAGGAACTCTCATCGGCGCTCTGTTGTCGAGCAGCATGCTCGCCGGGGCCGCTCTGGCCGCCGGGACGCATCCGGTCACGGGTGAGCCGCTCGCCGACGACCAGACGTTCACCTACCGCATCCTGGACGAGCACAGCTCGGTCGATCCGCAGGTGGTCGAGGACGTTCCCGGCTCGGAAATCGTGCGGGATCTGTTCGAAGGCCTGATGAACCAGGACGAGCAAGGCAACCTCGTTCCCGGCGTGGCCGAAAGCTACGACGTATCCGACGACAAGCTGACCTATACATTCCATCTTCGCGAGAATGCGAAGTGGTCCGACGGCAATCCGGTGACGGCGCAGGATTTCGTCTTCGCCTGGCAACGGGCCGCCAATCCGGAACTCGCCTCGCCGTACCAGTGGTACATCGAACTGATGTCGGTCCGGAACGCCGCCGAGGTCATTGCCGGCGACGTGCCGCCGGAAGAGCTGGGCGTGCGCGCCGTCGACGACAGGACGTTCGAGGTGACGCTTTCTGCGCCGCTTCCCTACTTCCCGCAGATGACAACGCATGCCACGACCTTCCCTGCGCCGCGCAAGGTGGTCGAGCAATTCGGCAACGACTGGACGAGACCCGAGAACATCGTGTCGAACGGCGCCTATGTGCTGACAGAACACGTCCCGCAGGAGCGCTCCGTGCGCGAGCGCAACGAGATGTACTGGGACAACGAGAACACGATCCTGGACAAGGTCGTGGCGCTGGTCATCAACGACGAGAACGTGGCGTTGACCCGCTATCTCGCCGGCGAACTCGACCGCACCGAGGTTCCCGCAGGCCAGTTCCCGCGCCTGAAGACGGAATACCCGGACGAGGCGATCTCGTTTCCGCGTCTGTGCACCTACTACTACACATTCAACCTGTCCGAATCCGGACCGGAAGCATTCAAGGATCCCGCCGTGCGAAAGGCGCTGGCCCTCGCGGTGGACCGGGACATCGTCGCCACGAACATCAAGGCGGGCGGAGAGCTTCCGGCCTACACCTTCACGCCCGAGGCCGTCGCTGAGTTCACTCCGCCCGAGACCGAAATGGGCCGGATGACGCAGGCCGATCGGGATGCGAAGGCCAGGGAACTGATGGCGCAGGCGGGGTACGGGCCGGACAATCCCCTGAGCTTCTCGCTGATGTACAACACCGATCAGGCGCATGAGAAGATCGCCGTGGCCCTGTCGCAGATGTGGAAGCAGAAGCTGGGCGTGCAGACCGAGCTTTCCAACATGGAATGGAAGGTCTTCCTGGACACCCGCGGCCAGCAGGACTTCGATCTGGCCCGCGGTGCATGGTGCGGCGACTACAACGAGGCCTCGACCTTCCTCGACCTGCTCGACAGCGGGTCGGGATACAACGACGGCAAGTATTCGAACCCGGAGTACGACAAGGTGCTGGAAGAGGCCAAGACGGCCGAGGACACCACCCCGCTCTATTCCCGCGCCGAGGAGATCATCGCCGAAGACATGCCGGTGATCCCGATCTACCACTATGCGGGCGTCTACATGATGGACAGCGACGTCGGAAACTGGCCGGTCGATAACGTCGAGCAGAACTGGTATTCCAGGAACCTCTACAAGATTGCCGAGTGA
- a CDS encoding ABC transporter permease subunit — protein MFGSSLKARDIADEVGAATIVRGRSLWSDAWLRFRRNRAAMACVVVLGLIVLFVIFGPFFARWSNEEIDWVTMGDIVGMGAPSVETGHYFGVDELGRDLYSRVIQATRTSLLVGLIGAGMALVVGTAWGIVAGYYGGRIDSAMMRIVDILLAIPLTLIIILILVIAGRSFFTLFLALGAVSWLTMSRIVRGQTMSLKTREFIEAARAGGVSEPMIIWRHILPNLIGVVIVYASLLVPEMILTESFISFLGLGISEPHTSLGRLIAEGAGTMAYGTLWQLLIPLFFYVTIIFTMFFIGDGLRDALDPKDR, from the coding sequence ATGTTCGGATCATCACTGAAGGCCCGCGACATCGCCGATGAAGTCGGCGCCGCGACAATCGTCAGGGGCCGCTCGCTCTGGAGCGACGCCTGGCTGCGTTTCCGGCGCAACCGGGCCGCGATGGCCTGCGTCGTCGTCTTGGGGCTGATCGTGCTCTTCGTCATCTTCGGCCCCTTCTTCGCACGCTGGAGCAACGAGGAAATCGACTGGGTCACGATGGGTGACATCGTCGGCATGGGCGCGCCATCCGTGGAGACGGGGCATTACTTCGGTGTCGACGAACTGGGACGCGACCTGTACTCGCGGGTGATCCAGGCAACCCGGACCTCGCTGCTTGTCGGGCTGATCGGTGCGGGCATGGCGCTGGTCGTCGGCACCGCCTGGGGAATCGTCGCGGGCTACTACGGCGGGCGCATCGATAGCGCGATGATGCGTATCGTCGACATCCTGCTCGCCATTCCGCTGACGCTGATCATCATCCTGATACTCGTGATCGCCGGGCGTTCGTTCTTCACGCTCTTCCTGGCGCTGGGGGCGGTGAGCTGGCTGACCATGTCGCGCATCGTTCGCGGCCAGACCATGAGCCTCAAGACCCGCGAATTCATCGAGGCCGCGCGGGCAGGGGGCGTGTCCGAGCCGATGATCATCTGGCGCCACATCCTGCCCAACCTGATCGGGGTGGTCATCGTCTACGCGTCGCTCCTGGTGCCCGAGATGATCCTGACCGAAAGCTTCATCTCCTTCCTGGGTCTCGGGATCTCGGAGCCACACACCTCGCTGGGCAGGCTGATTGCGGAAGGGGCCGGAACGATGGCCTACGGCACGCTCTGGCAGCTTCTCATCCCGCTGTTTTTCTATGTCACGATCATCTTCACCATGTTCTTCATCGGTGACGGCCTGCGTGACGCGCTCGACCCGAAGGATCGCTGA
- a CDS encoding SMP-30/gluconolactonase/LRE family protein: protein MSSEDFEVLDPRFKPLVKLSAQVDKLYTGCRWAEGPAWFPAGRYLVWSDIPNNRMLRLDECSGAVSVFRAPSNYTNGHTVDREGRLVSCEHGGRRISRTNHDGSIETLADSFEGKPLNSPNDLVVSRDGSVWFSDPTYGIDSDYEGHKAESEQRGSFVYRLDATTGELRAVCEDFVQPNGLAFSADESLLYIADTGMTHRENGPKHIRRFNVGSDGSLSGGEVFADCLNGLFDGFRLDEGGRIWTSAGDGVHCYDPDGTLLGKIRVPEVVANVCFGGEKRNYLYICGTTSLYGVRLAVNGARTF, encoded by the coding sequence GTGTCCAGCGAAGATTTCGAGGTCCTTGACCCGCGGTTCAAGCCGCTCGTGAAGCTGTCGGCCCAGGTCGACAAGCTCTATACCGGGTGCCGATGGGCGGAAGGACCGGCATGGTTTCCCGCCGGGCGCTACCTGGTCTGGTCGGATATTCCCAACAACCGCATGCTGCGGCTCGATGAATGCAGCGGGGCGGTCAGCGTGTTCCGGGCCCCGTCGAACTACACCAACGGCCATACCGTCGACCGGGAAGGCCGTCTCGTGAGCTGCGAACACGGCGGCCGGCGCATTTCACGCACCAATCACGACGGCAGCATCGAGACCCTGGCCGACAGCTTCGAGGGAAAGCCGCTGAACTCGCCCAACGACCTCGTGGTATCGCGCGACGGATCGGTCTGGTTCAGCGACCCGACCTACGGGATCGATTCCGACTACGAGGGCCACAAGGCCGAAAGCGAGCAGCGCGGCAGCTTCGTCTACCGGCTCGACGCCACAACCGGCGAGTTGCGCGCTGTCTGCGAGGACTTCGTGCAACCCAACGGGCTGGCGTTTTCTGCCGACGAAAGCCTGCTCTACATCGCGGATACCGGCATGACCCATCGCGAGAACGGCCCCAAGCACATCCGCCGTTTCAATGTCGGGTCCGACGGCAGCCTGAGCGGGGGCGAGGTGTTCGCTGATTGTCTGAACGGGCTGTTCGACGGCTTCCGGCTGGACGAGGGGGGCAGGATCTGGACCAGCGCGGGCGACGGGGTCCATTGCTACGACCCCGACGGAACGCTGCTTGGCAAGATCCGCGTGCCCGAGGTGGTGGCCAATGTCTGTTTCGGCGGCGAAAAGCGCAACTACCTCTACATCTGCGGTACGACCTCGCTTTACGGCGTGCGTCTGGCGGTAAACGGCGCGCGTACCTTCTAG
- a CDS encoding shikimate dehydrogenase has translation MTTKRAYVIGHPIGHSRSPLMHGYWISEHGLDARYDKLDVPPRSIGDFFERFRRERFIGANVTIPHKLAVMEHVDRIEDEAMAMGAVNCLYWDGDVLVGGNTDAQGILGSLDESVPGWDADAGQAFVYGAGGAARAAAYAFRNRGLRVAICNRTRQKAKELAAHLGAGVTAHGLEDLPGLLAEADVVINTTSLGMAGQPPNDLDLCALRPGAVVYDAVYTPLETDMVRKARASGHPAVGGLGMLLNQGAEGFRRWFGILPTITSELRQILEDDIRHLTPGA, from the coding sequence ATGACGACAAAGCGCGCTTATGTCATCGGTCATCCGATAGGCCATTCCAGGTCGCCGCTCATGCACGGCTACTGGATCAGCGAGCACGGTCTAGACGCGCGTTACGACAAGCTGGACGTGCCGCCTCGCTCCATCGGGGACTTCTTCGAACGCTTCCGGCGCGAGCGCTTCATCGGTGCCAACGTGACGATACCGCACAAGCTCGCGGTGATGGAGCATGTGGACCGCATCGAGGACGAGGCCATGGCGATGGGGGCGGTCAACTGCCTCTACTGGGACGGAGACGTGCTGGTCGGCGGCAATACGGATGCGCAGGGTATCCTCGGCAGTCTGGACGAGTCCGTTCCCGGCTGGGACGCGGATGCGGGGCAGGCATTCGTCTACGGCGCCGGCGGCGCGGCGCGGGCCGCGGCATATGCCTTCCGAAACAGGGGCCTGCGTGTGGCCATTTGCAATCGCACGCGGCAGAAGGCGAAGGAACTGGCCGCGCATCTGGGCGCGGGGGTCACGGCGCACGGACTTGAGGATCTGCCCGGACTGCTGGCGGAAGCGGATGTCGTGATCAATACCACGAGCCTCGGGATGGCCGGTCAGCCGCCCAACGATCTCGACCTTTGCGCGCTCCGGCCCGGAGCGGTGGTCTACGACGCCGTCTATACGCCGCTCGAGACCGACATGGTCCGGAAGGCAAGGGCCTCGGGGCACCCGGCCGTCGGAGGCCTGGGGATGCTGCTGAACCAGGGTGCCGAAGGTTTCCGGCGATGGTTCGGCATCCTGCCAACGATCACGTCAGAGCTTCGCCAGATCCTCGAGGATGACATCCGGCACCTGACACCCGGCGCCTGA
- the cysK gene encoding cysteine synthase A, whose protein sequence is MAIRKTGGRGRRYDSIFETVGDTPVVRINRIAPANVTVYVKAEAFNPGGSVKDRLALNIIEAAERDGRLAPGQTVVEATSGNTGIGLAMVCAAKGYPLVVTMAESFSVERRRLMRFLGAKVVLTPRALKGFGMYTKAKELAEANGWFLASQFETPDNADIHENTTAQEILADFEGERLDYFVTGYGTGGTVTGVGRVLRRERPDTKIILTEPANAALVASGYVNTRNDARQPTESHPHFQPHPIQGWTPDFIPYVLQEALDNDLYDELIPVAGPDGIAWSRRLAAEEGIFTGISGGSTFAVAMKRAETAPEGSVMLVMLPDTGERYLSTPLFEGIAEEMTDEEAEISRSTPSAQMAAE, encoded by the coding sequence ATGGCGATTCGCAAGACCGGCGGCCGGGGACGCCGCTATGACAGCATTTTCGAGACCGTAGGCGACACGCCGGTGGTCCGCATCAATCGGATCGCACCCGCGAACGTGACCGTCTACGTCAAGGCCGAGGCCTTCAACCCGGGGGGCTCGGTCAAGGACCGTCTGGCGCTCAACATCATCGAGGCCGCCGAGCGCGACGGTCGGCTGGCACCGGGGCAGACCGTGGTCGAGGCGACTTCCGGAAACACCGGCATCGGCCTGGCGATGGTCTGCGCGGCCAAGGGCTATCCCCTTGTCGTGACGATGGCCGAAAGCTTCTCGGTCGAACGGCGTCGTCTCATGCGCTTTCTCGGCGCCAAGGTCGTGCTCACGCCGCGCGCCCTTAAAGGCTTCGGCATGTATACCAAGGCCAAGGAACTGGCAGAGGCGAATGGCTGGTTTCTGGCGAGCCAGTTCGAAACACCCGACAATGCCGACATCCACGAGAACACAACCGCGCAGGAAATCCTCGCGGATTTCGAGGGCGAAAGGCTCGACTATTTCGTGACGGGATACGGCACCGGCGGCACGGTGACGGGCGTGGGCCGTGTCTTGCGCAGGGAACGCCCCGACACGAAGATCATCCTGACCGAACCCGCCAATGCGGCTCTCGTGGCATCGGGCTATGTCAACACGCGCAACGACGCCCGCCAGCCGACCGAGAGCCACCCCCACTTCCAGCCCCACCCGATCCAGGGATGGACGCCGGATTTCATCCCCTACGTGCTGCAGGAAGCGCTGGACAACGACCTTTACGACGAACTCATTCCGGTCGCCGGACCCGACGGGATTGCCTGGTCGCGCCGGCTCGCGGCCGAGGAAGGCATCTTCACGGGGATCTCCGGCGGCTCCACCTTCGCCGTCGCCATGAAACGCGCCGAAACCGCGCCCGAGGGGTCGGTCATGCTGGTGATGCTGCCAGACACGGGCGAGCGCTATCTGTCCACACCCCTCTTCGAAGGGATCGCCGAAGAGATGACCGACGAAGAGGCCGAAATCTCTCGATCGACCCCCTCGGCGCAGATGGCCGCCGAATAG